From Taeniopygia guttata chromosome 3, bTaeGut7.mat, whole genome shotgun sequence:
GTAAGTCTTGCAATTTAATAGCAAATGTTTAGACTGCACACAATACTGGTAAATTGGCAAGATGAAATCTTAACACAAAGCCTAGGCATGCACTGAGAACAGAAAGCTTCTTGTTAACTGACTCatttggaatttattttaaaaaatcatctaaGAATATGAaaaactgatttcttttttccctttggtaaCTCAGATGAATGAACATGTCCCATCGTGTTTATAGTCTAAATTTTGTGGTGCTGCAAACCTAAATTGAAATTATCTAAAAACTCTGACCTCTTGCGTAATTTAAATGGAGGGGAAAATGCAGGTTTAAGTCTTCAGTCTTGAATTCTGTGTAGTGTCAGTGGCTCTTCATAGAATGTTAGATGAGATCATCTGAATATAACCTATAGGTTATCCTTGGGGGATATAACCTATATAGGCATCACATAGAcctgaatatatttttgtttgttttacatcTGAAGATTGTAAGATACCAGAAACTTGATACGGCATCCCATCCAAATCTGAGATGTCCTGCATTTTTAAGACTAGATCTTCCCCCAGTTATATTTCCATCTCTTTGAGAAAGTAGCAGTATAAAATAACTGGAACTCTTAAAGTAAATAATTGTATAGTGTCATTTTGTGGGAATAGTAACTACTGTTTTGATAATGCACTTCAACAAAATTTGCCAAGTACATAATGGAAGTAAGTGTAGACATTCATTAAAGCTACTGGTTTTGAATGTGGTAATCTCTAGCATTAAGTTGGTTCTTCCCCATATGAATCAAGATTATGATATTCCTGCAGTAAGAGTTTTCCTAATGATTGTTTTCTGTAGTAACAAgaacactttaaaaattttttggCAATATTAATCagtttacattttatttcctctgGCATACTGATGGTGCAGTTGAACTGAAGACTGAATCGGTGTTTCTTATACTATTTTGGGATCAAATTTCTTTTGTTCCAGAATGCGATACTAATTGTCAAAACTTTCTTCTGAtacataaatattaaaacacaCTCTGAAATTAGTTAATAATCTGTTGGTAAGAAGGTCTTTTTGTATCCTCTCTTGAAGGATTTAAAGGATTAAACACAGTAAGAATTGAAACTTCTTTGAAATATGATGAAAAACTATACTTCTGGCTACTGAATAGAGTTTTGCAGTAACTCAGATTTGTTACATATGGATATGGTTCATGTTCacttttacagtatttttgcCAGCAATTAATACTTGAGTAAAAGTAGACACAATAGGCTCTACTTGCAAAATACTAATTACTGCAATCGAGCTTTTCCCAGTATCTTCCTTTCTTGCCCGGAAGTTAGTTTTCTCACATATTTTCAGTAGCAGTACAGAAAATAGGGAGATACTACAGTTGTTAAGCATTTTCTCCTTCAGAGGCAGAGTATTAAAACCAGTGCATACCTGATGGCTGATAAATAGTTGATTGAAAAATTCCGGTATAAAACGCTGAGTTAaaggattttaatttcttgtctGAGATTTAAACTATGGGCTATTAAGTGTTTGCaacaaatgtgttttctttacatAGAATTGAATGACTTCATCATCCAGCTTGATGAGGAGGTAGAGGGTATGCAGAGTACCATTCTAGTTCTTCAGCAGCAGTTGAAGGAGACTCGCCAGCAGTTGGCACAataccagcagcagcagccccaggcgTCCAACCCAGGCACCAGCAGGACTCCATCCTCTGagcccacagagcagggagaggctgcGGGCAAAGACTGCAGCCGCCTGGCAAACGGACCAAGCAATGGCAGCTCCTCCCATCAGCGGACGTCTGGGCCTGGATTTTATAGGGAGGGTAGCGGCACGGAAGATGATTTCCCGGCTTCTCCAGGGAATGGTAATAAGCTATCCAACCACTCTGAAGATAGAACTGGTAGAGGAAGTGGTAGCTACATAAACCAGCTCAGTACTGGGTATGAAAGTGTAGACTCTCCCACTGGCAGTGAAAACTCTCTCACTCACCACTCAAATGACACAGACTCCAATCATGATCCTCAAGAGGAGAAAACAGTGAGCATGAAAGGTAACAGAACTGTGGGTTCTCGTCATgtccagaatggtttggactCCAGTGTAAATGTGCAGGGTTCAGTTTTGTAacattttttctgcaaaatttttATACAGTGTCATTGAATTTGGGAGAGGATACTGTCCAGAAGCCGTTTAAATTAGTGCATACTTGTCACAATTTTGCCTTTTTGTGGGTTTCTTTTTGCTTCAATACCTCTGCCACTTTGGAAATTTTAACAGTTAATTACGTTGAATGTTGCTAAAAGGATGTTTGTGTAGCTCAAGTTATTTTTATATGAGTTAATGTGAAGttgaaatggaaattatttccatAAAATATAACATAAATGATGTCTGTACAAATCTCTGTATATCTagaaacctgtgctgtgtaAGGGCATTCTTACTCATACTGTTATACTTAACACCACCTTCAAGACTTGTCATAATAGATGTGGGTTTGACTGCCAAGTTTGCCCAGTACAGTAGTTTTATCACTAAAAAGATGGACTTACTGAAGGAGTCCTGTAGTAGTTCAGTGTTAATTACAGTTTTTCCCACCATACATCTGTGCATTTTCTCCTTAGGTGACCGAATGTTTATGAATTGTGTGCATAGTTACTCAGTTTTTAAGAACTGTTGTATCCTGTTGATGCATATTGCTCTGTGACTCCAATATTATCTTACCTGTACTGACCAAACCtaaataaaaacttttaatAATGTAATTTCCTCATTGTTCTGCATTGACTTACATGGCTTATTTGTATGCGGTGTATTTATAGTTCTTGCTTTTGAGTTGAGTTTGTATCTGTGTCAATCCTCTCTGATACAGCATATGCCCAATATATGAAGTTGTAGGTGCGTACTAGTACTAATTTCAAGACAGCCTGATAGTGCTTGTTCCAGAGCTTTTGTCCTTATTGGCAGAAAAAgggtggggatgggggtggggggaggtggAAAGGAGAAGTTAATAAAAGTAAACTGTAGAGTTTGAACCTGGTCTTATTAATGAtcacaaaaaacctcaaaagaCAAAGTAAACCCAAAAGCTTGAAGTACCTAACAGGTAAATGcacaaattaaacaaaaaacataAGGAATTAGCAATTCATCCTTTTGAACAGGAtaactttgtttttaaatgcctGCCTGAGAAAACTGATTTCTTTACAGGTACAGACAATGAAAGAATTCCCTTTAATTCAACATACTTTTATTGCTCAGTAGCAATGAGCTGTGAATTTCAGAACCTGGATTTCTGGTGTTTATTTTCCCTCTACTAGTTTAGTGTTGGTAGCACATGAGcaagaagatgaaaaagcaCTGTTCAAGGTAAGAAAAAAGTACTTAGTGGACTTAGGAAAAAAGTACTTAGGGTGGACTTAAGTCCAGTGTAAACATTTTTCTACTTATGCGTCTTGTAATTACCAGGTGACTAATAAAATTAATGCATAGGTAGctactaaaataataataaatagcTTAACTGCTTTGCAATTTGCTGTGGAAGCAGACTTATTTGAAAGGAGTA
This genomic window contains:
- the WTAP gene encoding pre-mRNA-splicing regulator WTAP isoform X2; translation: MKNLSQRRWKQYEAYVQALEGKYTDLNSNDVTGLRESEEKLKQQQQESARRENILVMRLATKEQEMQECTNQIQYLKQVQQPSVAQLRSTMVDPAINLFFLKMKGELEQTKDKLEQAQNELSAWKFTPDSQTGKKLMAKCRMLIQENQELGRQLSQGRIAQLEAELALQKKYSEELKSSQDELNDFIIQLDEEVEGMQSTILVLQQQLKETRQQLAQYQQQQPQASNPGTSRTPSSEPTEQGEAAGKDCSRLANGPSNGSSSHQRTSGPGFYREGSGTEDDFPASPGNGNKLSNHSEDRTGRGSGSYINQLSTGYESVDSPTGSENSLTHHSNDTDSNHDPQEEKTVSMKGNRTVGSRHVQNGLDSSVNVQGSVL